The stretch of DNA TGGGAGGGCGTGGGTGAGGCAGAGCGCTGTCCAGGTGCTGGTAGGCCGGGGGCGGGAGGAGGCAGGTGGGGGGGCACGGTCAAGATGTATGTGAGGGTTGTGGCACTGGAAATGCAGGCATAGAGGGGCCAGGAGGATTAGGGGGTGCTGTGTGAGCGAATGGGGGCTCCGAGAGAATTTACCCAAGGACAGGAGTGGCCTGGAGTGCTGGGACCCTCAGGGTCATTTGTTCCTTGAGGGCTCTGTCCTGGAAGCATAGCCCAGGTCCTGTAGGCTGGGTGGCAGAAAGCCAGGACATGAGGGCACCGAGGCCCTGTGGAGATAGAGTGGAAcctgaggaggaggtggaggggaaTGGGGCAGATGTGGGGCCACACCAGGAGTGTGCTGCTGAGTGAGAAGCAGAGGCCACAGATGGAATGCTGAGAGCTCTCTGAGGCCCACATGTTACAGCATCTGACCACACAGAGCTCCGGCTGCCCTGGTAATGGCAGAATCTGGGGTGGAGGACATAAGGGGGGTTGTTGGAGTGATCCGGCTGGGGGGCATGGAGGCCATAGGTTTCCCACAGGACTCGGGTGTGGAGTTCTCCAGGCTGTGGGCCAGGCCCTCTCAAGCTTGCCTCTGAGCTGCAGCAGGCACCCTGGGTCCTCTGGATGCCTGTCCCCCAGCCATCCAGACAGCCTGTGGGGACAACCACCACCAGATTCACTCATACCCACAGGGAAGGGGAAATAGAAAACCCCAGAAGCACAGAGGGGCAATGCTTGTCTTGGTGAGAGTCTGGAGTCAttgagggaaaaataaattcagtcaaGCGTTCTATTTAAGTTTAGAGAAACTATACGTTTTAAAAGTTGTCCAGAGCATGCATGTAAGATGACGTTTGGAGTGTGGAAGCCATCTCACCTGAGCTGTGCTGCCTGATACAGGAACCTTGAGCCACACATGGCTGGCATGGTCATTGCACTGCGTGTGGTATGCACAGCAGATGCCAAATGACCGGTACAAAAGGGAATGCAAAAAACCCACCACACCTTGGGAGTCCACAGCTactggatctcttgagctcagcagttcaggactagccagggcaacacagggagacccaatctctacaaaacacaaaaattagcagggcatggtggcacacatctgtagttccagctacttgggaggctgaggttggaggattgcttgagcctgggaggttgaggttgcagtgagctgtgactgcaccactgcactccagcctgggtgagagagtgagaccctgtctcaaaaataaacaaaaaaccccaaagtgaatgaggctgggcattggttcacacctgtaatcccagcactttgggaggctgaggcaggatcatcACTTGAAgctcggagtttgagaccagcctgggcaaaatagcaagaccccacccatttctacaaagaaacaagaaaaagaacagaggtGAATGCAACATCTTATGAATAACTTATGTACTGATTACGTATTGAAATAATACGTTGGATATTTTAGATTAAAGTATTTGAGCtaattctgcattttcttttactttttatttatttatttatttttgagacagtcttgttctgtcacccaggctggagtgcagtggcacactcatagctcactgcagcttcaacctcgtgggctcagacaatcctcccacctcctcttgagtagctgggactacaggtgcacactaccacacgtggctaattttttaattttttgtagagatggaggtctcactgtgttgtcccaGCTGGTCTCTAGCTtctggcctcaaaggatcctcccgccttggcctcccaaagtagtggaattacaggcatgagccactgacccCTGCTGAGCCAGGCTGTTTTCAACATTCAATGGTCATTGACTATCTTTGGCGTTTAGGAGGGCCCTCCAGGGACCAGGCGTAGGGGCATCAGTCACCCCGCCCTCACACCCCAACCTGCAGCCACACTTGGTTCAATCCCACTGTCTAGCCCGTCTGACTCAGTAGCCCCTCCCGAGGGAGCAGGGCTAAGCAAAGCTGGTTTCCCCACTGCAAGGCACTGCAGGCCATTCTATTCTGGGCCTTCTCATCCTTCATAAAGTGAGGAGGCCTGAACAGGGCTCCCCACTAACCCTGAGAGCGCACAATTCCTGAAGATTTCCAGGATTTTCTTAGTATCAGTTATGGCTTAAAGTTATGTTGGTTTCACATTTCCAGGGTTTGTCAACCCTGTCAGATTTAAAGATAAGCattattagccaggtgtggccccatgcttgtagtcccagctacatcggaggctgaggcaggaagatccctccAGGCCGTGAGTTTGGGGCAGCAATGaactgtgattgcatcactgtgctCTAGaccaagtgacagagcaagactcagtctctaaacccccctcccccaccactcaaaaaaaaaaaaaagcattatttgcTCTTTTCTGCTTCCCTCTCATCCTTGTTTCCAGAAGGGACTGGGTCATTgctgaggggaggagaggaagctCAGATGGCAGCAAGCTGAAGGGAAGCCGACTCTGAGTCAGGCCCAAGTCTGCGGCCTGCCATGCTGCGTGCTGTGGGGAGCTGAGAGCGCATGGGCACCTAAGCACCCAGATTAGGCTGCGGCTACAGAAGATCTGACTCTGTCTGGCCTGGCCTGCGGAGGGACTGTGGCCTCAGAGGAGGATGCTGGCCCAGTGTGGGAGCTGCTGCAGGGTGGCGGGGCCCGTCTGCTCATGGAAGACAGAATCCTTGCCCCTTGACCAGTCAGTGGGGACTAGAATTATGGCAGTTTGTACCACAAGAGATGCGTGGTGGCTATTGTCTGCTTTGTGCCTTTTTCACGAGTCACTGCTGGGCTGAGGTGGCCAATCATCACCCACCACGTGTTCCTGACTGCGCTCCTCCTTGGCTCAGGGCAACCCTGACTCCATCTTTGTTGAGTCAAGTGTGACAAGCTGACAGAGTTCCAAGCATGACACCGCTGTAACCCTCACCACCACCAGGCAAGAATGAGCAAAGATCTCATTCTCTGAGGAAGAACTCCCCGGAAACTCAAAAGGAGGGCCGTCCTATCCCTGCAGGGTATGGGGAGAATTTTCTGGTATTAGCATAGAAAGGGAGCTGGAGGTACCTCTGGAAGAGCGGGGGTCCACGGCATCTCAGACACAGGAGTCTCTGCTTGTTCAGGGTGACAGATGGTGAAACAGAAATGACCTAATGGATCTCTAGACACCCGGTTGCATCTTTTCTCCAGGAATCCAGTTTCCCATTGCAGGGTATTTGACTACACTTGATAAGAGGCCAGGGAAGGACCAGGATTGAGGCTGGGTGTTCTGTTGGCTGAACCCTTGTCTGGAGTCACCCTAAAAGTGATGGCAGGGGAGTTCCTGCAAGGGACTGCCCCAAACCTTTCCAGGATGAGAGCCAGTTGGGATTCCAAAGGAAGAAACACTTAATGCCAGGGTGGTCAGTCCAAAGCATTTGTTAGGGAGCTTACATACAGAGGGGGCTGCAGTGTACCCTCACGAGGGACAGCCAGGAAAGAGGTTGTGCCTAGGCACACCGCACTGAGGGGGTGGGGTGTGGAGTTTCTATGAGGGTGCAAGGAATTTGGCTGGGGTGGGACCAGTTTCCACGTGCTTAGCAACATGTCAGATCTTTCAGTGTTCCAGGCAACAACCTAAACGTGTATCAGTGTCTGGTAACATGCAAGCCCCAGCCAGGGTTTGAGCCTGCAGGGGGAACATGTAGCTGATTAGGTCAGAGTAGTCAAGGCACTTCCTCAGTCAGGACAAAGGAAACACTGGGGGGATGAAATGGGGGACCCAACACTGAGTCAGGCAGGGGACACATGCCCTGTTTAGAGCCCACAGGCCAGACCCTGCCAGGCCAGAGCAGGGGAGAGCCCTGGCCAAGGCACTCCACATGGGGGTCTGTGACCCCACGGGCAAGCCTGCTACCCGGGCACGTTTGTACCTTGGAGGGTCCTCTCAGTCTTGCCGATGCTGTCAACACCCTGAGCCCAGGGAAATCCATCCCATTAAAATAAAGGTCTGGCCCAAGTGTGGTTGCAGATTTTTCTTGGCTATCTTAAAGAGTAAAGTAAGCAAATTACAAATCAAAGAAACTCTGAACCAGTGGTCTTCATCCAAGAGAGCCTCTGGTGGTCAGAAGGAAAGTCTCAAGCATTCAGACTGTGGCAGGAACCCTGTCATGGAATCTGGCAGCTAAACCCGAAAGCAAGAGGCTTGACCACTGCAGAACACTCGGGTAGGTAGGAAACAATGAAAGAGCTTCCAAAATCAAAATCAGAAACCCAATTCCAGGACTTGGTGACTGCAGTACTTCCTGCCTGTCACCATCTAGGGCAGCTCAGATGTGCAGTCCAGCATGAACACACCTTGAGGATGAGGCAGCGCATCcctgctgctgccgccgctgaTGGCACCATCAGGGCAGACTAGGTTTGCTGACCAGGCTAGGTGTGGACCAGCACACCTACCTTTCCCTAAATGGGCCCGTGGCATGTGTCCTTTCAAAATGTTCCCTTGGCAGTGTGCTCCTTGCATGGCTTTGCTCCTAGGACACATCCAAAAGGGTCCCCTGCACACTGCGAAGGGCTTCTGGGGCGTGACCTGTCTTTAGTGGTTCTGAGTCTCAGGACTTGGGGCTGATGCAGGGCCTCTAGCTGAAGGGACTTTGATGGAAATGTGCAGACACAAATGTTGCCCAAGGACCACGAGTACAGCAGGTGCTGCAGTTACGGGGCACGCCCATTCCTAATCATTGTGCTTTGTGTCTCCTCAGGGAGAAACAAAGGCAGCGCTGCCCTCGGGGGAGCATTGGCCCTGGCGGAACGCAGCAGCCGCGAAGGATCCAGCCAGAGGATGCCACGCCAGCCCAGCGCTACCAGGCTGCCCAAGGGGGGCGGGCCTGGGAAGAGCCCTACACGGGGCAGCACCTAGGATGGGGCAGAGACTTGTTGCATCTTTGTCCCCAGCAAAGGCTACATGTTACCTCCTTCAATTGATAATAAACCTTTCTGAGATGCAGAGGGTCCAGGTCAGATGTTGTctaccgtttttttttttttgtttttttttttatattaaggCACACTTAGAATGAAGTTTCTGTGCCGGTCCTGGTTGTGCCACAGTGAACTAACCAGGTCCCTTCACCATGGGTCAACTTCCTGAACCTGATTTGGGTTCTGAGAAAAGGCATCTGGATTGCCAGGTCTTTTATAAATAGACGTCAACAAGCTTCACTTGAAGTGAAATGTGggaggtttttttggtttttttgaaatggagtcttgctctgtcacccaagctggagtgcagtggtgcgatctcggctcactacaagctccgcctcctgggttcacgccattctcctgcctcagcctcccaagtagctgggcctacaggtgcccatcaccacgcccggctaattttgttgtatttttagtagagacggggtttcactgtgttagctaggttggtctcgatctcccaccTCATGGGAGGTTTTCTACCAAGGCAGTTGACAGTGCTGAGGGACAGGGTGGCTGTGTGTGCGCACAGAGGGCGAACGCTGCCTTCCAGGTTACCGTGGAGCACTGGGGTCAGCATGGGTGTGTTGTGACCTTCTGTGGGTCACGAATGCTGTGTGGAACTCGGTTAATATTCTTTCCCCCTCTAAAATGTCCTGACCTTACATATTTGACCCACAGCTTTAGAGACTTCATGGACAAGCCCCAT from Homo sapiens chromosome 2 genomic patch of type NOVEL, GRCh38.p14 PATCHES HSCHR2_12_CTG7_2 encodes:
- the MZT2B gene encoding mitotic-spindle organizing protein 2B isoform X2; this translates as MRLRCGGLRRPKDPGGPAEAERGPPRRLPDAQVHVCRAEASERAPGPCGRVSAHVERARDPREKQRQRCPRGSIGPGGTQQPRRIQPEDATPAQRYQAAQGGRAWEEPYTGQHLGWGRDLLHLCPQQRLHVTSFN
- the MZT2B gene encoding mitotic-spindle organizing protein 2B isoform 3 (isoform 3 is encoded by transcript variant 3), yielding MAAQGVGPGPGSAAPPGLEAARQKLALRRKKVLSTEEMELYELAQAAGGAIDPDVFKEKQRQRCPRGSIGPGGTQQPRRIQPEDATPAQRYQAAQGGRAWEEPYTGQHLGWGRDLLHLCPQQRLHVTSFN